From one Triticum urartu cultivar G1812 chromosome 3, Tu2.1, whole genome shotgun sequence genomic stretch:
- the LOC125548675 gene encoding copper transporter 3-like — MDMGMGGHGVGMGGAAAPAAAAAHGGMRMHYMHMTFYWGKNSEILFHGWPGSSGGMYALALLVVFALAVLVECLSSSRWLESRLSSRDRPAAAGAARAAVHALRVGMAYVLMLALMSFNVGVLLVAVAGHAVGFLLFRAGLFGGQAQVEDGAKDYLAPAACC; from the coding sequence ATGGACATGGGAATGGGAGGGCACGGCGTGGGCATGGgcggcgccgccgccccggcggcggcggcggcgcacgggGGCATGCGGATGCACTACATGCACATGACCTTCTACTGGGGCAAGAACTCGGAGATCCTCTTCCACGGGTGGCCCGGCTCCAGCGGTGGCATGTACGCGCTCGCGCTCCTCGTCGTCTTCGCTCTCGCCGTGCTCGTGGAGTGCCTCTCCTCCTCCCGCTGGCTCGAGTCCCGCCTCTCCTCCCGCGACCGGCCCGCGGCAGCGGGGGCGGCGCGCGCCGCCGTGCACGCGCTGCGCGTCGGGATGGCGTACGTCCTCATGCTCGCGCTCATGTCGTTCAACGTCGGCGTGCTCCTCGTGGCAGTCGCTGGCCACGCGGTGGGGTTCCTGCTGTTCAGGGCCGGCCTGTTCGGCGGACAGGCGCAGGTGGAGGACGGAGCCAAGGACTACCTCGCGCCGGCGGCGTGCTGCTAG